DNA from Candidatus Thermoplasmatota archaeon:
GTCGATGACCTGCTTGCAACTGGTGGTACGATTACAGCAGCGCGAAACTTGGTAAAAAAATTACACGGTGAGATTGTTGAATGTGCGTTTGTGGTTGAACTACCTGCACTGAAAGGACGTGAAAAGATTAAAGGCGAGAAGATTTTTAGTATCGTCCAGTTCGAAGGAGAATAACAAACAGCTGGAAAAATGGTTTTTTGTTGTTTCAAAAACATCAATTCCGATTGGAGGAATGATAGTTCTGATAACGTCGTTGGACACTCCTTTTCTATTTTTTATGGACGATACGTGAAATGTTGTTTAATGGAGTTTTTCAGTTCGGCTGTTAAGTTCTCGTTTCAGATATTTTTCAAGAGCAACGTCGACAGTTACTTCATCAGTTACAATTGGTTGTATGTTATGACTGATGAGATCATCATAAATTCTTCTACCCATACCGTAGCTAATGACGAGGGAACAATCTTGAATGTTGCGTATCATGGTTTCATGGTTACAGCTGTGGCATTCACCGGTGCTTTTTCCATGGTTGTTTCGATATTCTTTATGGATAACGGCATCGTCTTTAATAGTATATACGACAAAGCCTGCTGCTCGTCCGAAGTGATGAGCAATGGTTGTACCATCATCTGATGCAATTGCGATTTTCATAGAGGCGCACCTCTTTTTCGACAGCGTCTTCGAGGATGATTATATGGCGGAGAGATAAATTCTATGTTTCCTCCTTCAATTCGAATAGCTGTTCCGTTGATAAGCGCTGCTGCAATTTTTTTCCGTGCTGTTCCAAGAAGTCGGTGGAACGTCGGTTGGGATATATGCATGAGTTGCGCTGCTGCTTCTTGGTCTAATTCTTCGTAATCTTTGAGTCGTATCGCTTCAAGTTCATCGATAGTCAGTATCACTGATTGTAGATCAGGGAGAGGAATTCCTGCAGGCTTAAAGTAGGTTATGTTTGGTTGAAAACATACTTTTCGACATCGTTGTGGTCGAGGCATGAGTTTCGATATGCAAAGAATTGTTTATGTATTTGACTATGGAGGATGCTGATTCGTTATTCCTGATCGGTGTCGTCTTGTTCTAAACTTTTTATGGTTTCTTTGAGTGTTTTTTGTTGACGTTCGAGTTGATGTAGTTGTTCTTTGAGCATTTTTTTATAGTCTTCTTTGGATAGTGCAAAGTTGCTTAATGGTGGTGTGAAGGAGGAGTTATTCCATCGGTGTCTTGCATGATGTTGGGCCCAGCATGTCCATTTTTTTTCTTGGGCCCACCAGGGGCCGGTACCATCGCCACAGGGCATATGTTTCACCTCTTTTGGTATCTTTATTGAAATGTGGTTGTGATGTTTATGAGTTGCAGAGAGTTGTTATGGTGGTTTTGTTATGTTCAGAAACCACATTATGAATATATATTCATTATCATGTTTTTAAAGTTTTCGATAAAGTACTTATGACCTCCCGATAAACCTACCTCTCAGTTGATGAATAAATTCTTGATAAAAAATTAGAGAAACAATAAACTTAGCGCAATAATAAACATCCCAAGGATAACACCGAGTATAACGGTATGTCCATATCCATAGTAATGTGCAATTGGAAGGAGTTCATCGATTGAGATATACACCATGATCCCTGCAACAAAAGCCAATAAGGCAAAAAGTACCAGAGTTGATAAAAAAGGC
Protein-coding regions in this window:
- a CDS encoding NifB/NifX family molybdenum-iron cluster-binding protein → MKIAIASDDGTTIAHHFGRAAGFVVYTIKDDAVIHKEYRNNHGKSTGECHSCNHETMIRNIQDCSLVISYGMGRRIYDDLISHNIQPIVTDEVTVDVALEKYLKRELNSRTEKLH
- a CDS encoding DUF134 domain-containing protein, with protein sequence MPRPQRCRKVCFQPNITYFKPAGIPLPDLQSVILTIDELEAIRLKDYEELDQEAAAQLMHISQPTFHRLLGTARKKIAAALINGTAIRIEGGNIEFISPPYNHPRRRCRKRGAPL